Proteins from a single region of Antechinus flavipes isolate AdamAnt ecotype Samford, QLD, Australia chromosome 2, AdamAnt_v2, whole genome shotgun sequence:
- the LOC127552315 gene encoding cysteine-rich, acidic integral membrane protein-like — protein sequence MGKGREAPGSASGRAEEQSSGLWRMEPPGARKLCPSQGRPQARSAQLNECSRGPGGDTGLPALARSGDPAFQGMQRAPNKCLSRLTLGAPGNSGPSVTRTGRTWGPSQNGSAARAREPGTGRLPLPIPLGRLALGSRFFQLRLWQEEASRPLRNSGPGAPGAPTATSQPPARPLGGPGARGAEPEAEAPPPEPKSGLGHWRAGSKAGPCNPQDLSPIAGPCNPQDLSPIAGPCNPQDLSPIAGPCNPQDPSPIAGPCNNPQDLSPIAGPCNPQDPSPIAGPCNPQDLSSIAGPCNNPQDLSPIAGPCNPQDLSPIADPCNPQDPSPIAGPCNPQDLSSIAGPCNNPQDLSPVAGPCNNPQDLSSIAGPCNPQDLSPIAGPCNPQDLSPVAGPCNNPQDLSPIAGPCNPQDLSSIAGPCNNLRISAL from the exons ATGGGGAAGGGCAGGGAGGCTCCTGGGAGCGCTAGCGGGCGGGCAGAGGAGCAGAGCTCTGGGCTGTGGAGAATGGAGCCCCCTGGGGCTCGGAAGTTGTGTCCATCGCAGGGGAGGCCCCAGGCCCGCTCCGCACAGCTAAATGAATGCTCCCGAGGGCCAGGCGGGGACACAGGGCTCCCTGCTCTGGCCCGCTCCGGGGACCCCGCTTTCCAGGGCATGCAGCGggcgcctaataaatgcttgtcgcgGCTGACTTTGGGCGCGCCAGGGAACAGCGGCCCCTCTGTCACACGGACCGGCCGGACCTGGGGGCCATCTCAGAACGGAAGCGCAGCGCGGGCCCGGGAGCCGGGGACAGGACGCCTGCCCCTGCCCATCCCCCTGGGGCGCCTCGCTTTGGGCTCGCGCTTCTTCCAGCTCCGCTTGTGGCAAGAGGAAGCTTCCCGTCCACTTAGAAACTCCGGGCCGGGCGCGCCGGGCGCTCCCACCGCCACCAGCCAGCCGCCCGCCAGGCCGCTAGGTGGCCCCGGAGCGCGCGGGGCGGAGCCCGAAGCAGAAGCCCCGCCTCCTGAGCCCAAGTCCGGCCTCGGGCATTGGCGCGCTGG AAGTAAAGCAGGCCCCTGTAACCCTCAGGATCTCAGCCCTATAGCAGGCCCCTGTAACCCTCAGGATCTCAGCCCTATAGCAGGCCCCTGTAATCCTCAGGATCTCAGCCCTATAGCAGGCCCCTGTAACCCTCAGGATCCCAGCCCCATAGCAGGCCCCTGTAACAACCCTCAGGATCTCAGTCCTATAGCAGGCCCCTGTAACCCTCAGGATCCCAGCCCTATAGCAGGCCCCTGTAACCCTCAGGATCTCAGCTCTATAGCAGGCCCCTGTAACAACCCTCAGGATCTCAGCCCTATAGCAGGCCCCTGTAACCCTCAGGATCTCAGCCCTATAGCAGACCCCTGTAACCCTCAGGATCCCAGCCCTATAGCAGGCCCCTGTAACCCTCAGGATCTCAGCTCTATAGCAGGCCCCTGTAACAACCCTCAGGATCTCAGCCCTGTAGCAGGCCCCTGTAACAACCCTCAGGATCTCAGTTCTATAGCAGGCCCCTGTAACCCTCAGGATCTCAGCCCTATAGCAGGCCCCTGTAACCCTCAGGATCTCAGCCCTGTAGCAGGCCCCTGTAACAACCCTCAGGATCTCAGCCCTATAGCAGGCCCCTGTAACCCTCAG